The proteins below come from a single Acidovorax sp. NCPPB 4044 genomic window:
- a CDS encoding NADH-quinone oxidoreductase subunit C has translation MTAIAIRPEALRDAVAAVLGDKARSITLALDELTVSVAAGDYLAAMQLLRDAPGCQFEQLVDLCGLDYSTYGDVGTEGPRYAVVSHLLSVSLNQRVRVRVFCPDDDFPVVPSVSDIWNSASWYEREAFDLYGIVFDGHPDLRRILTDYGFIGYPFRKDFPLSGHVEMRYDTEQRRVVYEPVSIEPREITPRIIREDKYGGLH, from the coding sequence ATGACAGCCATTGCCATTCGACCCGAAGCATTGCGGGATGCGGTTGCCGCTGTGCTCGGCGACAAGGCGCGCAGCATCACGCTCGCGCTCGACGAATTGACGGTTTCCGTTGCTGCAGGCGATTACCTTGCTGCGATGCAGTTGCTGCGCGATGCGCCAGGCTGCCAGTTCGAGCAGCTGGTCGATCTTTGCGGTCTCGATTACTCCACCTACGGCGACGTGGGCACGGAAGGCCCGCGCTACGCCGTGGTCTCCCACCTGCTGTCGGTGAGTCTCAACCAGCGCGTGCGCGTGCGCGTGTTCTGCCCCGATGACGACTTTCCGGTCGTGCCTTCGGTGTCCGATATCTGGAACTCGGCAAGCTGGTACGAGCGCGAGGCTTTCGATCTGTACGGCATCGTTTTCGATGGGCATCCCGATCTGCGCCGCATTCTCACGGATTACGGCTTCATCGGTTACCCCTTCCGCAAGGATTTCCCGCTGTCCGGCCACGTCGAGATGCGGTACGACACCGAGCAGCGCCGAGTGGTGTACGAGCCGGTGTCGATCGAGCCGCGCGAGATCACGCCCCGCATCATCCGCGAAGACAAGTACGGAGGCCTGCACTGA
- the nuoK gene encoding NADH-quinone oxidoreductase subunit NuoK, whose translation MTLTLGHFLSLGAMLFALAVIGIFLNRKNLIVLLMAIELMLLAVNMNFVAFSHYLGDMHGQVFVFFILTVAAAESAIGLAILVLLFRNKSSIDAEDLNALKG comes from the coding sequence ATGACGTTGACCCTGGGCCATTTCCTGTCGCTCGGCGCGATGCTTTTCGCCCTGGCGGTGATCGGCATCTTCCTGAACCGCAAGAACCTCATCGTCCTGCTCATGGCCATCGAGCTGATGCTCCTGGCCGTGAACATGAACTTCGTCGCGTTCTCCCATTACCTGGGCGACATGCACGGACAGGTGTTCGTGTTCTTCATCCTGACGGTCGCTGCGGCCGAATCCGCCATCGGCCTCGCGATCCTGGTGCTGCTGTTCCGCAACAAGTCCAGCATCGATGCGGAAGATCTCAACGCCCTCAAGGGTTGA
- a CDS encoding NADH-quinone oxidoreductase subunit A: MNLDQYLPVLLFILVGIGVGVVPLVLGYVLGPNRPDAAKNSPYECGFEAFEDARMKFDVRYYLVAILFILFDLEIAFLFPWAVSLHEVGVTGFVAVIVFLAILVVGFAYEWKKGALDWE, translated from the coding sequence ATGAACCTCGATCAATACCTCCCCGTTCTTCTGTTCATCCTGGTCGGCATCGGAGTGGGGGTGGTGCCGCTGGTCCTGGGATATGTCCTGGGTCCCAATCGCCCTGACGCGGCAAAGAATTCCCCCTACGAATGCGGGTTCGAAGCGTTCGAGGACGCGCGCATGAAGTTCGATGTGCGCTATTACCTCGTCGCCATCCTTTTCATTCTTTTCGATCTGGAAATCGCATTCCTGTTTCCGTGGGCGGTCTCGCTGCACGAAGTGGGGGTGACCGGTTTCGTTGCCGTCATCGTCTTCCTGGCCATCCTGGTCGTGGGCTTTGCCTACGAGTGGAAAAAGGGTGCCCTGGATTGGGAATGA
- a CDS encoding NuoB/complex I 20 kDa subunit family protein, producing the protein MIEGVMKEGFITTSYDSVVNWAKTGSLWPMTFGLACCAVEMMHAAAARYDIGRFGAEVFRASPRQSDLMIVAGTLCNKMAPALRKVYDQMSEPRWVISMGSCANGGGYYHYSYSVVRGCDRIVPVDVYVPGCPPTAEALIYGIIQLQQKIRRTNTIARV; encoded by the coding sequence ATGATTGAAGGCGTGATGAAGGAAGGGTTCATCACCACGAGCTATGACTCCGTGGTGAATTGGGCCAAGACCGGATCGCTGTGGCCCATGACCTTTGGTCTGGCCTGCTGTGCGGTCGAGATGATGCATGCCGCCGCTGCACGCTACGACATCGGGCGTTTCGGCGCTGAAGTCTTCCGTGCGAGCCCTCGGCAGTCCGATCTGATGATCGTTGCCGGCACGCTGTGCAACAAGATGGCGCCGGCCCTGCGCAAGGTGTACGACCAGATGTCGGAGCCGCGGTGGGTCATTTCCATGGGTTCCTGTGCCAATGGCGGCGGGTACTACCACTACAGCTATTCCGTCGTGCGCGGCTGCGATCGCATCGTTCCAGTGGACGTGTATGTGCCAGGGTGTCCGCCCACTGCCGAAGCGCTCATCTACGGGATCATCCAGCTCCAGCAGAAGATCCGCCGTACCAATACCATCGCCCGCGTCTGA
- a CDS encoding NADH-quinone oxidoreductase subunit D → MAEIKNYSLNFGPQHPAAHGVLRLVLELDGEVVQRADPHIGLLHRATEKLAEHKTFIQSLPYMDRLDYVSMMCNEHAYCLAIEKLLGLDVPLRAQYIRVMFSEITRLLNHLMWLGSHGNDCGSSTILIYTFREREDLFDMYEAVSGARMHAAYFRPGGVYRDLPDAMPQYKASKVRNGKAIEVLNQNRQGSLLDFIDDFTQRFPKCVDEYETLLTDNRIWKQRTVDIGVVTPERALNLGMTGPMLRGSGIAWDLRKTQPYDVYDRMEFDIPVGKTGDCYDRYLVRVQEMRQSNRIIKQCVDWLKANPGPVITDNHKVAPPSRESMKSNMEELIHHFKLFTEGFRVPAGEAYAAVEHPKGEFGIYLVSDGANKPYRLKIRAPGFAHLATLDEMARGHMIADAVAIIGTMDIVFGEIDR, encoded by the coding sequence ATGGCTGAAATCAAGAACTATTCCCTGAACTTTGGTCCGCAGCACCCGGCCGCACACGGGGTGCTGCGACTGGTGCTGGAGCTCGACGGCGAAGTCGTGCAGCGCGCCGATCCCCACATCGGACTGCTGCACCGCGCCACCGAAAAGCTCGCAGAGCACAAGACCTTCATCCAGTCGCTGCCCTACATGGACCGGCTGGACTATGTGTCGATGATGTGCAACGAGCACGCGTACTGCCTGGCCATCGAGAAGCTGCTCGGCCTGGACGTGCCGCTGCGTGCCCAGTACATCCGTGTGATGTTCTCCGAAATCACCCGTTTGCTGAACCACCTCATGTGGCTGGGTTCGCACGGAAACGATTGCGGCAGCTCCACCATCCTCATCTACACGTTCCGCGAGCGCGAAGACCTCTTCGACATGTACGAGGCCGTCTCGGGCGCGCGCATGCACGCCGCGTACTTCCGTCCCGGTGGCGTGTACCGAGACCTGCCCGATGCGATGCCTCAGTACAAGGCGAGCAAGGTCCGCAATGGCAAGGCGATCGAGGTCTTGAACCAGAATCGGCAAGGTTCGCTGCTGGACTTCATCGACGATTTCACGCAGCGCTTCCCCAAGTGCGTGGACGAGTACGAGACACTGCTCACCGACAACCGCATCTGGAAGCAGCGGACCGTCGACATCGGCGTGGTCACGCCCGAACGCGCCCTGAATCTGGGCATGACGGGGCCCATGCTGCGCGGATCCGGCATCGCCTGGGATCTGCGCAAGACGCAGCCCTACGATGTCTATGACCGCATGGAATTCGACATCCCGGTCGGCAAGACTGGCGACTGCTACGACCGCTATCTGGTGCGCGTGCAGGAAATGCGCCAGTCCAACCGCATCATCAAGCAGTGCGTGGACTGGCTCAAGGCCAACCCCGGCCCGGTGATTACCGACAACCATAAGGTGGCGCCACCGTCCCGCGAGTCCATGAAGTCGAACATGGAGGAGCTGATTCACCATTTCAAGCTCTTCACCGAAGGCTTCCGTGTTCCCGCGGGAGAGGCTTACGCGGCCGTGGAGCACCCCAAGGGCGAGTTCGGCATCTACCTCGTGAGCGACGGCGCCAACAAGCCGTACCGCCTCAAGATCCGCGCGCCGGGATTCGCCCATCTGGCGACCCTCGACGAAATGGCGCGCGGGCACATGATTGCCGATGCCGTGGCCATCATTGGCACGATGGACATCGTGTTCGGAGAGATTGACCGATGA
- the nuoH gene encoding NADH-quinone oxidoreductase subunit NuoH, with translation MIDALYNGGLNLVAATWWTGAVWPVLWNLLKIVAIVAPLMGAVAYLTLWERKLLGFMQVRHGPNRVGPFGLLQPLADGLKLLTKEIIQPTAASKGLFILGPVMAIMPALAAWVAIPFGPDVALANVNAGLLLIMAITSIEVYGVIIAGWASNSKYAFLGALRASAQMVSYEIAMGFCFLVVIMVSGSMNLTQIVLSQGQGTMANAGLSFLSWNWLPLLPIFIVYLISGVAETNRHPFDVVEGEAEIVAGHMVEYSGMGFAIFFLAEYASMWLVSILGVTMFLGGWLSPVAALDFIPGWIWLGLKTFLVVSMFIWIRATFPRFRYDQIMRLGWKIFIPVTLVWLLIVGAWLLSPWNIWK, from the coding sequence ATGATCGACGCGCTCTACAACGGCGGGTTGAACCTCGTCGCGGCAACCTGGTGGACGGGTGCCGTCTGGCCCGTGCTCTGGAACCTGCTCAAGATCGTTGCCATCGTGGCGCCGCTCATGGGTGCGGTGGCCTACCTCACGCTCTGGGAGCGCAAGCTGCTGGGTTTCATGCAGGTGCGCCATGGCCCCAACCGCGTGGGCCCCTTCGGCCTGCTGCAACCCCTGGCCGACGGCCTCAAGCTGCTCACCAAGGAAATCATCCAGCCCACGGCGGCCAGCAAGGGCCTCTTCATCCTGGGCCCGGTGATGGCCATCATGCCGGCGCTCGCGGCGTGGGTGGCGATTCCCTTCGGTCCCGACGTGGCGCTGGCCAACGTCAACGCCGGCCTGCTGCTGATCATGGCGATCACCTCGATCGAGGTGTACGGCGTGATCATCGCGGGCTGGGCATCCAACTCCAAGTACGCCTTCCTGGGCGCGCTGCGTGCATCGGCCCAGATGGTGAGCTATGAAATCGCGATGGGCTTCTGCTTCCTCGTGGTCATCATGGTTTCGGGCAGCATGAACCTGACGCAGATCGTCCTGAGCCAGGGGCAGGGCACGATGGCGAACGCCGGCCTGTCCTTCCTGTCGTGGAACTGGCTGCCGCTGCTGCCCATCTTCATCGTCTACCTGATCTCGGGCGTGGCCGAAACCAACCGCCATCCCTTCGACGTGGTGGAAGGCGAAGCCGAAATCGTGGCTGGCCACATGGTCGAGTACTCGGGCATGGGCTTCGCGATCTTCTTCCTGGCCGAATACGCCAGCATGTGGCTCGTGTCCATCCTGGGCGTGACCATGTTCCTGGGTGGATGGCTGTCGCCGGTGGCGGCGCTGGACTTCATCCCGGGCTGGATCTGGCTGGGCCTCAAGACCTTCCTCGTGGTGTCCATGTTCATCTGGATCCGCGCGACCTTCCCGCGCTTCCGGTATGACCAGATCATGCGCCTGGGCTGGAAGATCTTCATTCCGGTCACGCTGGTGTGGCTGCTGATCGTGGGCGCCTGGTTGCTGTCGCCCTGGAACATCTGGAAATAA
- the nuoG gene encoding NADH-quinone oxidoreductase subunit NuoG, with protein sequence MVEIELDGKKVEVAEGCMVMHAAEKAGTYIPHFCYHKKLSIAANCRMCLVDVEKAPKPMPACATPVTQGMIVRTKSDKAIKAQQSVMEFLLINHPLDCPICDQGGECQLQDLAVGYGGSSSRYEEEKRVVFHKDVGPLISMEEMTRCIHCTRCVRFGQEVAGVMELGMIHRGEHSEITTVLGDTVDSEMSGNMIDICPVGALTSKPFRYSARTWELSRRKSVSPHDSTGANLIVQVKNHRVMRVVPFENEDVNECWIADRDRFSYEALNAPDRLTKPMLKQGGEWKEVDWQTALEYVANGLQGIRSEHGAQSIGALVSPHSTLEELHLAAALVRGLGSDNIDYRLRNAEFAAPEGIRWLGMPIAALSSLQSVLVVGSNLRKDHPLFAQRIRQAARKGCAVTAINAVAHDWAMPMAQSIVAPASDWAAALADIAAAVAQERGVDAPVASGKATDAALAVARSLASGEGRAVLLGNAAAHHPHASSLLALAQWIGAQTGAVVGYLTEAANTVGAQFVGAQPQQGGFDAGRMLAGGLKAVLLLNTEPVLDSAAGPQAAAALAQAGMVVTLSPFKTNLEFSDVLLPIAPFTETSGSFVNAEGRLQGFHAVVKPLGDARPAWKVLRVLGNLLGVPGIAFETSQDVLSHAMGIAAGSALPSHLPAERLGNATGAAASVPTGAAAQPVVASIYQLDGLVRRAPSLQLTADARQAASASMVAEGAAA encoded by the coding sequence ATGGTTGAAATCGAACTCGACGGGAAGAAGGTGGAAGTCGCCGAAGGCTGCATGGTGATGCATGCAGCCGAGAAGGCGGGCACCTACATCCCCCATTTCTGCTACCACAAGAAGCTCTCCATCGCTGCCAACTGCCGCATGTGCCTGGTAGACGTGGAAAAAGCCCCCAAGCCGATGCCGGCCTGCGCCACGCCCGTGACGCAGGGCATGATCGTGCGCACCAAGAGCGACAAGGCGATCAAGGCCCAGCAGTCGGTCATGGAATTCCTGCTGATCAACCACCCGCTGGATTGCCCGATCTGCGACCAGGGTGGCGAGTGCCAACTGCAGGATCTGGCGGTGGGCTACGGCGGCTCCTCTTCTCGCTACGAAGAGGAAAAACGCGTGGTGTTCCACAAGGATGTCGGGCCGCTCATCTCCATGGAAGAGATGACGCGCTGCATCCACTGCACGCGTTGCGTCCGCTTCGGCCAGGAGGTCGCGGGTGTGATGGAGCTGGGAATGATCCACCGCGGCGAACACTCCGAGATCACCACGGTGCTGGGCGATACGGTGGATTCCGAGATGTCGGGCAACATGATCGACATCTGCCCGGTGGGCGCGCTCACGAGCAAGCCCTTCCGCTACAGCGCTCGCACGTGGGAGCTGTCGCGCCGCAAGTCGGTGAGCCCGCACGATTCGACGGGTGCGAACCTCATCGTGCAGGTCAAGAACCACCGGGTCATGCGCGTCGTTCCGTTCGAGAACGAAGACGTCAACGAATGCTGGATCGCCGACCGCGACCGGTTCTCCTACGAAGCGCTGAACGCTCCGGACCGCCTCACGAAGCCCATGCTCAAGCAGGGTGGCGAGTGGAAGGAAGTGGACTGGCAGACGGCCCTCGAATACGTGGCCAATGGCCTGCAGGGCATTCGCTCGGAGCACGGTGCGCAGAGCATCGGCGCCCTCGTCAGCCCCCACAGCACCCTGGAAGAGCTGCACCTCGCCGCCGCGCTCGTGCGCGGCCTGGGCAGCGACAACATCGACTACCGCCTGCGCAATGCCGAGTTCGCTGCGCCGGAAGGCATCCGCTGGCTGGGCATGCCCATCGCGGCGCTGTCGTCCTTGCAGTCCGTGCTGGTCGTGGGCTCCAACCTGCGCAAGGACCATCCGCTGTTTGCCCAGCGCATCCGCCAGGCGGCCCGCAAGGGCTGTGCCGTGACCGCCATCAACGCCGTGGCCCATGACTGGGCCATGCCGATGGCGCAATCCATCGTGGCGCCGGCGTCCGACTGGGCAGCGGCCCTGGCCGACATCGCCGCTGCGGTGGCGCAGGAGCGCGGCGTGGACGCCCCTGTGGCTTCCGGCAAGGCGACCGACGCTGCGTTGGCCGTGGCCCGTTCGCTCGCTTCCGGCGAAGGCCGCGCCGTGCTGCTGGGCAATGCCGCAGCGCACCATCCGCACGCCTCTTCGCTGCTGGCCCTGGCGCAATGGATCGGTGCCCAGACGGGCGCCGTGGTGGGCTATCTCACCGAGGCAGCCAACACGGTGGGCGCCCAGTTCGTCGGCGCACAGCCGCAGCAGGGCGGTTTCGACGCGGGGCGCATGTTGGCCGGTGGATTGAAGGCCGTGCTGCTGCTCAACACCGAGCCCGTGCTGGATTCTGCGGCCGGCCCCCAGGCGGCTGCCGCGCTGGCACAGGCCGGCATGGTGGTCACGCTGAGCCCTTTCAAAACCAATCTGGAATTCAGCGACGTGCTGCTGCCCATCGCCCCGTTCACTGAAACCTCCGGCAGCTTCGTGAACGCCGAAGGCCGCCTCCAGGGTTTCCACGCGGTGGTCAAGCCGCTGGGCGATGCGCGTCCCGCATGGAAAGTCCTGCGCGTGCTGGGTAATCTGCTGGGCGTACCGGGCATCGCATTCGAGACTTCCCAGGACGTGCTGTCCCATGCCATGGGGATCGCCGCCGGTAGCGCGCTGCCGTCGCACCTGCCTGCCGAACGCCTGGGCAACGCCACAGGCGCCGCTGCGAGCGTGCCCACGGGCGCGGCTGCGCAACCCGTGGTGGCCTCCATCTACCAGCTCGACGGCCTCGTGCGCCGCGCGCCCTCCCTGCAACTGACGGCCGATGCGCGCCAGGCTGCATCGGCTTCGATGGTCGCGGAAGGAGCCGCAGCATGA
- the nuoE gene encoding NADH-quinone oxidoreductase subunit NuoE — translation MSTEANQPAGAAPVTEATLARFAREVAKYPPEQKQSAVMACLAIVQQEQGWVSTESEAVIAEVLGMPQIAVHEVTTFYNMYNQQPLGKYKLNVCTNLPCQLRDGQKALHHLEKKLGISMGETTPDGLFTLQQCECLGACADSPVMLVNDRTMCSFMDNEKLDQLVDGLRQAEDAAVSRVEGQA, via the coding sequence ATGAGTACCGAAGCGAACCAACCCGCCGGCGCTGCGCCGGTGACCGAAGCGACCCTGGCCCGCTTTGCGCGCGAAGTGGCCAAGTACCCGCCGGAGCAGAAGCAGTCCGCGGTGATGGCCTGCCTGGCCATCGTCCAGCAGGAGCAGGGCTGGGTCAGCACCGAGAGCGAAGCCGTCATCGCCGAAGTGCTGGGCATGCCGCAGATCGCAGTGCATGAAGTCACGACCTTCTACAACATGTACAACCAGCAGCCGCTGGGCAAGTACAAGCTCAACGTGTGCACCAACCTGCCGTGCCAGTTGCGCGATGGCCAGAAGGCCCTGCACCACCTCGAGAAGAAGCTCGGCATTTCCATGGGTGAAACCACGCCGGACGGCCTGTTCACCCTGCAGCAGTGCGAGTGCCTGGGCGCCTGTGCCGATTCGCCGGTGATGCTGGTCAACGACCGCACCATGTGCAGCTTCATGGACAACGAAAAGCTCGACCAGCTCGTGGACGGGTTGCGTCAGGCCGAGGACGCTGCAGTTTCGCGGGTGGAGGGACAGGCATGA
- the nuoF gene encoding NADH-quinone oxidoreductase subunit NuoF, translated as MTTAAQILSQFQATGVQTCFHDRHIEPQIYAGLDGTNWSIKDYEARGGYQALRKILGADGGEPLTQDQVIATVKESGLRGRGGAGFPTGLKWSFMPRSFPGQKYLVCNSDEGEPGTCKDRDILQFNPHIVIEGMIIAAFAMGISVGYNYIHGEIFQTYDRFEAALEEARAAGYLGNGILGSSFSFQLHAAHGFGAYICGEETALLESLEGKKGQPRFKPPFPASFGLYGKPTTINNTETFAAVPWIIRNGGAAYLACGKPNNGGTKIFSVSGDVEKPGNYEVPMGTPFARLLELAGGVRKGRQLKAVIPGGSSAPVLPASVIMECTMDYDSIAKAGSMLGSGAVIVMDDSRSMVESLLRLSYFYSHESCGQCTPCREGTGWMWRVIDRIQNGQGREGDLDLLNSVADNIQGRTICALGDAAAMPVRAMIKHFRPEFEALIRNKTSPQTPASA; from the coding sequence ATGACCACCGCAGCACAGATCCTTTCGCAGTTCCAGGCCACGGGTGTCCAGACCTGCTTCCACGATCGCCACATCGAGCCGCAGATCTATGCCGGCCTCGACGGCACGAACTGGAGCATCAAGGACTACGAGGCGCGCGGTGGCTACCAGGCCCTGCGCAAGATTCTGGGCGCCGACGGCGGCGAGCCGCTGACGCAGGACCAGGTCATCGCCACGGTCAAGGAATCCGGACTGCGCGGCCGGGGTGGCGCGGGCTTCCCCACGGGCCTGAAGTGGAGCTTCATGCCCCGCTCGTTCCCCGGGCAGAAGTACCTCGTCTGCAATTCCGATGAAGGCGAGCCGGGTACCTGCAAGGACCGCGACATCCTGCAGTTCAACCCGCACATCGTCATCGAAGGCATGATCATCGCGGCCTTCGCGATGGGCATCTCGGTGGGCTACAACTACATCCACGGCGAGATCTTCCAGACCTACGACCGTTTCGAAGCCGCGCTGGAAGAGGCGCGCGCTGCCGGCTATCTCGGCAACGGCATCCTGGGCAGCAGCTTCAGCTTCCAGCTCCATGCGGCCCATGGCTTCGGCGCCTACATCTGCGGCGAAGAAACGGCCTTGCTGGAATCGCTGGAAGGCAAGAAGGGCCAGCCCCGCTTCAAGCCACCGTTCCCGGCGAGCTTCGGCCTGTATGGCAAGCCGACGACGATCAACAACACCGAGACCTTCGCGGCGGTGCCCTGGATCATCCGCAACGGCGGTGCCGCCTATCTGGCCTGCGGCAAGCCCAACAACGGCGGCACCAAGATCTTCTCGGTGTCCGGCGACGTGGAAAAGCCCGGCAACTACGAAGTGCCCATGGGCACGCCCTTCGCCAGGCTGCTCGAACTGGCCGGTGGCGTGCGCAAGGGCCGCCAGCTCAAGGCCGTGATCCCCGGAGGCTCTTCCGCTCCCGTGCTGCCGGCCTCCGTCATCATGGAATGCACGATGGATTACGACTCCATCGCCAAGGCCGGATCGATGCTGGGCTCCGGCGCGGTGATCGTCATGGACGATTCCCGCAGCATGGTGGAAAGCCTTCTGCGGCTGTCCTATTTCTATTCGCACGAATCCTGCGGCCAGTGCACCCCCTGCCGCGAAGGCACGGGCTGGATGTGGCGCGTGATCGACCGCATCCAGAACGGCCAGGGCCGCGAGGGCGATCTGGACCTGCTCAATTCGGTGGCGGACAACATCCAGGGGCGCACCATCTGCGCCCTGGGCGACGCGGCGGCCATGCCGGTGCGCGCGATGATCAAGCACTTCCGTCCTGAATTCGAAGCGCTGATCCGCAACAAGACGAGCCCCCAGACTCCGGCCTCCGCCTGA
- the nuoI gene encoding NADH-quinone oxidoreductase subunit NuoI yields MAAVAAATTSFSLKDFFKSFMLVELVKGMALTGRYAFRRKVTVQFPEEKTPLSPRFRGLHALRRYENGEERCIACKLCEAVCPALAITIESDVRADGSRRTTRYDIDLTKCIFCGFCEESCPVDSIVETQILEYHGEKRGDLYFTKDMLLAVGDRYETEIAAAKAADAKYR; encoded by the coding sequence ATGGCTGCTGTTGCTGCTGCTACGACATCTTTTTCCCTCAAGGACTTTTTCAAGAGCTTCATGCTCGTGGAATTGGTCAAGGGCATGGCCCTGACCGGTCGCTATGCATTCCGCCGCAAGGTGACGGTGCAGTTCCCCGAAGAGAAGACGCCGCTTTCGCCGCGCTTCCGGGGTCTGCACGCGTTGCGCCGCTATGAGAACGGCGAAGAGCGCTGCATCGCCTGCAAGCTCTGCGAAGCGGTGTGCCCGGCGCTGGCGATCACGATCGAATCCGACGTGCGGGCCGACGGCTCGCGCCGTACCACGCGGTACGACATCGACCTGACCAAGTGCATCTTCTGCGGTTTCTGCGAAGAGAGCTGCCCGGTCGATTCCATCGTCGAGACCCAGATCCTCGAATACCACGGCGAGAAGCGCGGCGATCTGTACTTCACGAAGGACATGCTCCTGGCGGTCGGCGATCGCTACGAGACCGAGATCGCTGCCGCCAAGGCGGCCGACGCCAAGTACCGCTGA
- a CDS encoding NADH-quinone oxidoreductase subunit J has product MDAKTGFFYLFSVVLLYAAFRVITARNPVHAVLHLILAFSQAAAIWLLLKAEFLAIALVLVYLGAVMVLFLFVVMMLDIHIDTVRQGFWRHFPLAAFIGALIALEMAAVLMGGFRGMDEPKAVAAMVDAAGNAVQYSNTKALGKLLYTEYLYPVEIAAVILLVAMIAAIALTLRQRKDTKVTTVSDQVRVRAADRVQLVKVAATQQPAQEVVAPAAAEEKKP; this is encoded by the coding sequence ATGGACGCCAAGACTGGTTTCTTCTATCTGTTCTCGGTGGTGCTGCTCTATGCGGCCTTCCGGGTCATCACCGCGCGCAACCCGGTTCACGCGGTGCTCCACCTGATCCTCGCGTTCTCGCAGGCCGCGGCCATCTGGCTGCTGCTGAAGGCCGAGTTCCTGGCCATCGCGCTCGTGCTGGTCTACCTCGGCGCGGTGATGGTGCTGTTCCTCTTCGTCGTGATGATGCTGGACATCCACATCGACACCGTGCGGCAGGGTTTCTGGCGGCACTTCCCGCTTGCGGCGTTCATCGGCGCCCTGATCGCGCTGGAAATGGCCGCCGTGCTCATGGGCGGCTTCCGCGGCATGGACGAACCCAAGGCCGTGGCCGCCATGGTGGATGCCGCAGGCAACGCCGTGCAGTACTCCAATACCAAGGCCCTCGGCAAGCTGCTCTACACCGAGTACCTGTACCCGGTCGAGATCGCGGCCGTGATCCTGCTGGTGGCCATGATCGCCGCCATCGCACTGACGCTGCGCCAGCGCAAGGACACCAAGGTCACCACCGTGTCCGACCAGGTCCGCGTGCGTGCCGCTGACCGCGTGCAGCTGGTGAAGGTCGCCGCGACGCAGCAGCCTGCGCAAGAGGTGGTGGCGCCCGCAGCCGCCGAGGAGAAGAAGCCATGA